A genomic segment from Nitrospira sp. encodes:
- a CDS encoding DNA methylase, producing MALVTPHNWLFLGAYLKIRRRLLKEAQWDFVACLGPKGFQTPMYDFSIVLLALTNQHPEEKHQFMGLDVADKPTPTEKASSLCCESSAQFGQKERLNNPDGRVALTEPSKLPILGESVTCLTGILNGDSPRFQKFFWEFSFRPHEWAFQQSTVGTTIPFGGREQVVFFDEQNGHLREEAAIRRERLHDSDQRGNSVWGKRGLLVHRMGDLPVTLYTGEIFDQNGAAIVPSDEKLIAAVWCFVSSEEYARTVRLLDNKVGVTPATLSKVPFDLEHWQQVATEKYPHGLPKPYSTDPTQWLFSGHPKGSDHPLQAAVARLLGYRWPRQTGSSFPDCPTLGTDGLEKFADSDGIVCISAIKGEEPAAERLRSLLAAAYGSEWSAAKQTELLTQVSYVRKSLEDWLRNGFFEQHCALFHHRPFIWHIWDGRNDGFSALVNYHQLTKANLEKLTYSYLGDWISRQKAAVASGEAGSDARLQAAKELQGELQKILEGEPPYDIFVRWKGIEKQSIGWDPDLNDGVRLNIRPFMSAKDVSKKGAGILRAKPNIHWKKDRGTDVTSAPWFKVFKGERINGHHLTLDEKRKARAAHRT from the coding sequence GTGGCACTCGTAACGCCGCATAATTGGCTGTTCCTCGGTGCATATCTGAAAATCAGACGACGCCTTTTGAAAGAAGCTCAATGGGATTTTGTAGCTTGTCTTGGGCCGAAGGGGTTTCAAACCCCAATGTATGATTTCAGCATCGTATTGTTGGCTCTAACGAATCAGCATCCCGAAGAGAAGCACCAATTCATGGGCCTGGACGTAGCTGATAAGCCCACACCAACAGAGAAAGCATCCTCTCTTTGCTGCGAATCTTCGGCTCAATTTGGCCAGAAGGAACGGTTAAATAATCCTGATGGAAGAGTTGCTCTGACCGAACCATCAAAACTGCCGATTTTGGGAGAAAGCGTTACGTGTCTCACCGGAATTCTCAATGGCGATTCGCCCAGGTTCCAAAAGTTCTTCTGGGAATTTTCATTCCGTCCGCACGAGTGGGCATTCCAGCAGAGCACGGTTGGGACGACAATTCCGTTTGGCGGCAGAGAGCAGGTGGTGTTTTTTGACGAGCAGAATGGGCATCTACGTGAGGAGGCTGCTATTCGGCGAGAGCGCTTGCACGACTCGGACCAGAGAGGGAACAGCGTTTGGGGAAAGCGTGGGCTTCTGGTGCATCGAATGGGCGATCTTCCGGTTACGCTCTACACTGGAGAAATCTTTGACCAGAACGGAGCGGCTATTGTTCCGTCAGATGAAAAACTGATCGCGGCAGTTTGGTGCTTCGTTTCTTCAGAAGAATACGCCAGGACAGTTCGGCTCTTGGACAATAAAGTCGGGGTTACTCCGGCAACATTGTCGAAAGTTCCCTTCGACCTCGAGCACTGGCAGCAGGTGGCAACCGAGAAATACCCACACGGTCTGCCAAAGCCATACTCCACCGATCCAACCCAGTGGCTCTTCAGCGGCCATCCCAAGGGGTCAGATCATCCCTTGCAGGCGGCGGTTGCCCGGTTACTTGGTTACCGCTGGCCTCGTCAAACTGGCTCTAGCTTTCCCGATTGCCCTACATTGGGCACTGACGGTCTGGAGAAATTCGCAGACAGCGATGGCATTGTCTGTATCTCGGCCATCAAAGGTGAGGAACCGGCTGCCGAACGATTACGTTCTCTCCTCGCCGCTGCCTATGGTTCTGAGTGGAGCGCGGCGAAACAAACTGAACTCCTCACACAAGTCAGCTATGTCCGCAAGTCTCTCGAAGACTGGCTCCGCAATGGATTCTTCGAACAGCATTGCGCGCTGTTTCACCATCGCCCGTTCATCTGGCACATCTGGGACGGCCGCAATGATGGCTTCAGCGCGTTGGTGAACTACCATCAACTCACCAAGGCGAACTTAGAGAAGCTCACATACTCGTACCTCGGCGATTGGATCAGCCGCCAGAAGGCGGCGGTTGCGTCCGGCGAAGCCGGCAGCGATGCGCGCCTTCAAGCCGCGAAAGAGTTGCAGGGAGAACTGCAGAAGATCCTCGAAGGTGAACCGCCCTACGATATCTTTGTGCGCTGGAAAGGTATTGAGAAACAATCGATCGGTTGGGATCCCGATCTCAATGATGGCGTCCGGCTGAACATTCGCCCCTTCATGAGCGCGAAAGATGTCAGCAAGAAGGGCGCGGGCATTCTCCGCGCCAAGCCGAACATTCACTGGAAGAAAGACCGCGGAACGGATGTCACGAGCGCCCCCTGGTTCAAAGTCTTCAAAGGCGAGCGCATCAACGGCCATCACTTGACGCTCGACGAAAAGCGGAAGGCACGGGCTGCGCATAGAACGTGA
- a CDS encoding TonB-dependent receptor, with protein sequence MVLSVRTMCHLCAGFVLCAHSLGPLPVQAQESVPFGTRAHTIRGTVQNQDLRRVPQATVEVKDQEGTLIGTAVANGAGEFAVEIPDEGTYSVSAVQDTYRSEYVIIKIGTEPIPLVTLTLSNTREIALEVRSSLPPIQYKASSETYALSRKDIEILPRGNNNELQDVLLTIPSAVYGALKQVHIRQDHANLQLRIDGVPIPDTVSSTFSDVISPRAWERADIILGGMEAQYGNKTAAVLDITTKSGTKPSFGSLQTIGGSNRTVNPSFEYGGTIGEKFRFYVLNSYQTTNRGIEPPTLGHSIFHGQSERNQTFLRGDYQHDNRNNFTWLFLNSVAKYQIPTTPGLELDPSGQMLPLLQATQPGFTPVASQAINEFQKENNQYGHMVWRHDVNANNFFSLAGYVRHTRATFKTDPLNLLAYTADPSEPFSASDQDRNAYSTGLRLDYTYVYSKQHLIKTGFQIDRTQAVNKTRLFTFADDGTGNPTGNLLGLDADNRQIGYRQEFWIQDQWTPNDKWTFNLGLRGDAVQYLRSEGQVSPRVGATYKYDQSNVFHAFYGRMFTPPNLEAISFAKLNTAGTRAQPEDTTNNTVRAERAHYFEVGSYHALNRYATLQLTGWYKISNFLSDAGQFGSTPLLNYFAFDRGWQRGIDGALKLQVNENLAARGNVAWGQCKGYGLQSGHFLLDAKEISDINSRGGVFCDHMQTLTSSAVVTYRFLERTTVTGQMLFASGLRTAENQDAKTNSTHSPSYTIYNFSISHIFPLPWEGQKFLLGFDIINLLDQKYFINQGEGSIGLGVAHAGMPRSFFFRGQWFF encoded by the coding sequence ATGGTCTTGTCGGTCAGAACAATGTGTCATTTGTGCGCCGGATTCGTTCTCTGTGCACATTCGCTTGGGCCCCTGCCGGTTCAGGCGCAGGAATCGGTTCCGTTTGGAACCCGTGCGCATACCATCAGGGGAACGGTCCAGAATCAGGACCTCCGGCGTGTGCCGCAAGCGACGGTGGAGGTGAAGGATCAAGAAGGAACCCTGATCGGGACGGCGGTGGCGAACGGGGCGGGAGAATTTGCCGTCGAGATCCCGGATGAAGGGACCTATTCCGTGAGTGCGGTGCAAGATACCTATCGAAGTGAGTATGTGATCATCAAAATCGGCACCGAGCCGATCCCGCTGGTCACGCTCACGCTCTCGAACACCAGGGAAATCGCGCTTGAAGTGCGGTCGTCCTTGCCGCCCATTCAGTACAAGGCGTCGAGCGAAACCTATGCCCTCAGTCGAAAGGACATCGAGATCCTACCGCGCGGGAACAACAACGAGTTGCAGGATGTGCTTCTCACGATCCCCAGCGCCGTCTATGGAGCGCTCAAGCAGGTCCACATTCGCCAGGACCATGCGAATCTGCAATTGCGGATCGACGGTGTACCGATTCCGGACACCGTTTCGTCCACCTTCTCCGACGTGATCAGCCCGCGGGCGTGGGAACGGGCCGACATCATCCTGGGCGGTATGGAAGCGCAATACGGCAACAAGACGGCCGCCGTCCTGGACATCACGACGAAGAGCGGCACGAAGCCGTCGTTCGGGTCCCTTCAGACGATAGGGGGATCGAACCGGACCGTGAATCCCTCGTTCGAGTACGGAGGAACGATCGGGGAAAAATTTCGCTTCTATGTCTTAAATAGTTACCAGACCACGAATCGCGGGATCGAGCCGCCGACGTTGGGCCATTCGATTTTCCATGGGCAGAGCGAGCGGAACCAGACCTTCCTCCGCGGCGACTATCAGCACGACAACAGGAACAACTTTACCTGGCTCTTCTTGAACTCGGTGGCCAAGTACCAGATCCCCACGACGCCTGGGTTGGAACTCGACCCGAGCGGGCAGATGTTGCCGTTATTACAAGCCACGCAACCGGGATTCACCCCCGTCGCGTCGCAGGCGATCAATGAATTTCAAAAGGAGAACAATCAGTACGGCCACATGGTGTGGCGGCACGATGTGAATGCCAACAACTTTTTCAGCTTGGCCGGGTATGTTCGGCATACCCGCGCGACGTTCAAGACCGATCCCCTCAACCTGCTGGCCTACACGGCCGATCCGTCCGAACCGTTTTCGGCGTCCGACCAGGATCGCAACGCCTATTCGACCGGCCTGCGGCTCGATTACACCTACGTGTACAGCAAGCAACACCTCATCAAGACCGGGTTCCAGATCGACCGGACCCAGGCCGTGAACAAGACGCGGCTGTTCACCTTCGCGGACGACGGGACGGGGAACCCTACCGGCAACCTGCTCGGCCTCGATGCCGACAATCGCCAGATCGGCTATCGCCAGGAGTTCTGGATTCAAGATCAATGGACTCCCAATGACAAATGGACCTTCAACCTCGGGTTACGCGGCGACGCCGTCCAGTACCTGCGCAGCGAAGGACAGGTCAGCCCGCGTGTGGGCGCGACCTATAAATATGACCAGTCGAACGTCTTCCACGCGTTTTACGGCAGGATGTTCACGCCGCCGAACCTGGAGGCGATTTCCTTCGCGAAGTTGAACACGGCCGGCACGAGGGCTCAGCCTGAAGATACGACCAACAATACGGTTCGAGCCGAACGGGCGCACTACTTCGAGGTCGGCAGTTACCACGCGCTGAACCGCTACGCTACGCTGCAGCTCACGGGGTGGTACAAGATCAGCAACTTCCTGTCCGATGCAGGACAGTTCGGCAGCACGCCGTTGCTGAACTACTTCGCCTTCGATCGAGGCTGGCAACGCGGCATCGATGGCGCCTTGAAACTGCAAGTGAACGAGAACCTCGCGGCGCGCGGCAACGTCGCCTGGGGACAATGTAAAGGCTACGGCCTGCAATCCGGCCATTTCCTTTTGGATGCGAAGGAAATTTCCGACATCAATTCACGGGGCGGCGTGTTCTGCGACCACATGCAGACCCTGACGAGTTCCGCGGTCGTGACCTATCGCTTCCTGGAACGGACGACCGTGACGGGGCAGATGTTGTTCGCGTCGGGGTTACGCACGGCGGAGAACCAAGACGCCAAGACGAACTCCACCCACAGCCCGTCCTATACGATCTACAATTTTTCGATTTCTCATATATTCCCGTTGCCTTGGGAGGGACAGAAATTTTTGCTGGGGTTCGATATCATCAACCTGTTGGATCAGAAATATTTCATCAATCAAGGGGAAGGCAGCATCGGACTGGGGGTGGCCCATGCGGGGATGCCGAGGTCGTTTTTCTTCCGCGGCCAATGGTTCTTTTAG
- a CDS encoding putative ATP-dependent protease yields MTVELDSLDKLSAKAFEGYVVRKDLVRKFKGQYPVPTYVAEFLLGRYCASVDEEEIREGLQIVERQLGEKTVRAGEHELFKARAKDRGHVKLIDLITARLDAATDSFLATLPSLQLKDVRIDPELVHANERMLTGGFYAEVELTYDPTIAQERNGRPFGVESLREIQISKRDVLPTLYRGRELFSLDEWKQFLIRSVGLEPQKLTPRAQDMCILRMVPFVERNYNMVELGPRGTGKSHLYQQISPYAHLISGGKATVARMFVNNASGQRGLVCQYDVVCFDEISGVSFDQKDGVNIMKGYMESGEFSRGKESIRADGGVVMVGNFDVDVQHQQRVGHLFGPLPQEMRDDTAFMDRIHSYLPGWDIPKISREILTDHFGLVSDFLSECWNQTRRHSRQSVFQGRMHLGGALSGRDATAVQKTVSGLVKLLSPNPESPVTDELLEWASRLALECRRRVKEQQKRIGSAEFRNTQFSYSLGEGGVEQFVATPELYSEDSIGTDPLPPGQVWVIAPSAQEEHSGLYRIDATEGPGNGVKILNQPAPAPFKESVRCAEQNLYTRARELVGDRAPREHEFSVQLRAFDASKSGAAVGVGVLLALCSALLQKSLKGGLVVAGGLNLGGSIEPIYNAVNVAELAVEKGATTLLIPVSARKQMNDLSDDMATKINIQYFTEGKDALIKSLAD; encoded by the coding sequence ATGACAGTGGAACTCGACTCGCTCGACAAACTCTCGGCCAAGGCCTTTGAGGGATACGTGGTGCGTAAAGATCTGGTCCGCAAGTTCAAAGGCCAGTACCCCGTGCCGACCTATGTCGCGGAATTCTTGCTCGGTCGCTACTGTGCGTCGGTCGACGAGGAAGAAATTCGCGAGGGGTTGCAGATTGTGGAACGGCAGCTGGGTGAAAAGACCGTGCGGGCCGGCGAGCATGAACTGTTTAAGGCGCGCGCTAAAGACAGAGGGCACGTAAAGCTAATCGATCTGATCACGGCCCGCCTTGATGCCGCGACGGATTCCTTCTTAGCCACGTTGCCCAGCCTGCAGCTCAAGGACGTTCGGATTGATCCGGAGCTAGTTCATGCGAACGAGCGCATGCTCACCGGCGGCTTTTATGCCGAGGTGGAGCTGACCTACGACCCCACCATCGCGCAAGAACGGAACGGACGCCCCTTTGGTGTGGAATCTTTGCGGGAGATCCAAATCTCGAAACGCGATGTGTTGCCCACATTGTATCGAGGCAGAGAGCTGTTCTCACTCGATGAATGGAAGCAGTTCCTGATCAGAAGCGTCGGCTTAGAACCACAGAAATTGACCCCACGAGCTCAAGACATGTGCATCCTTCGGATGGTCCCCTTTGTCGAACGAAACTACAACATGGTGGAACTTGGTCCGCGAGGGACGGGAAAAAGTCATTTATACCAGCAGATCTCTCCCTATGCCCACTTGATTTCAGGTGGAAAAGCGACGGTGGCGAGGATGTTTGTCAACAATGCCAGCGGACAACGCGGCTTGGTCTGCCAATATGACGTAGTGTGCTTCGATGAGATCTCCGGTGTTTCCTTCGACCAAAAGGACGGCGTGAACATCATGAAGGGATACATGGAGTCCGGCGAATTCAGTCGAGGAAAGGAAAGCATCCGGGCCGACGGTGGGGTTGTCATGGTCGGCAACTTTGACGTGGACGTCCAACATCAGCAGCGTGTCGGGCATCTCTTCGGTCCTCTGCCTCAGGAAATGCGCGACGACACGGCTTTTATGGATCGGATCCACTCGTATTTGCCAGGCTGGGACATCCCGAAGATCAGCCGAGAGATCTTGACCGACCACTTTGGGCTGGTCAGTGATTTTCTATCAGAATGCTGGAATCAAACGCGCCGCCATAGCCGTCAGTCCGTATTCCAAGGGAGGATGCATCTCGGCGGAGCCTTGAGCGGGCGTGATGCAACGGCGGTGCAGAAAACAGTGAGCGGGCTCGTGAAACTGCTGTCACCGAATCCAGAATCTCCTGTGACAGATGAACTGTTGGAATGGGCTTCCCGGCTTGCGTTGGAATGCAGGCGACGCGTGAAAGAGCAGCAAAAACGAATCGGATCGGCCGAGTTTCGCAACACCCAATTCAGTTACTCGCTGGGCGAAGGTGGTGTGGAACAATTCGTAGCTACTCCTGAGCTCTACAGTGAAGACAGCATCGGCACCGACCCGCTTCCCCCCGGGCAGGTCTGGGTGATTGCGCCGAGCGCGCAGGAGGAACATTCAGGCCTCTATCGAATTGATGCGACTGAGGGTCCTGGCAATGGCGTCAAGATATTGAATCAGCCGGCTCCCGCGCCCTTCAAGGAAAGCGTTCGATGTGCCGAGCAAAATCTCTACACAAGGGCCAGAGAACTGGTGGGAGACCGTGCTCCTCGAGAACATGAGTTCTCAGTTCAGCTTCGGGCATTTGATGCGTCGAAAAGTGGTGCGGCGGTTGGGGTCGGAGTGTTGCTCGCCCTCTGCTCGGCCCTCTTGCAGAAAAGCCTGAAGGGTGGACTTGTTGTCGCCGGTGGGCTGAATCTCGGCGGTTCGATTGAACCGATCTACAATGCAGTGAACGTCGCAGAACTTGCTGTGGAGAAGGGAGCCACCACTCTTCTGATCCCTGTCTCTGCGAGAAAACAAATGAACGATCTCTCCGATGACATGGCCACCAAAATCAACATCCAATATTTCACGGAGGGGAAGGACGCACTCATCAAATCTCTCGCAGATTGA
- a CDS encoding DNA methylase has translation MKVLSSELRKQLGKTVLQARATAETGSRKALEALAVHEPEPYKHLSEEQRLLRRALRAQARQLGDEESRTKKGSYKIVHLKEKVAYDQWHRLLFARFLIENNLLLSPEHGVAVTFHDCEELPPALGLPDGWAVAARFAATELPEIFRTDDPASHIDLPVEDRKPLLQLVTSLPTEVFLADDSLGWVYQFWQAKRKEEVNESGTKIGADELAPVTQLFTEDYMVLFLLHNTLGAWWAGKLAQKDPNTFKVQTEEEARQAAGLPGIEWTYLRFIKNESGNWRPAAGTFEGWPQTAKEIRVLDPCMGSGHFLVAELPILAAMRMAEEGLPKEEAVTAVLRTNLFGLELDPRCTQIAAFNLALAAWKLAGYQKLPPLNLACSGLAPRTKLETWTKLANGNQRLREGMERLYQLFKDGPTLGSLINPRTFGGDLLTAEFHELRPLLQKALEREDERGDETGHELAVTRQRFGPGCRDSREPIHTCRDQCTLPRIQEAGGNPKRVLRASSP, from the coding sequence ATGAAGGTCCTCTCCTCCGAACTTCGCAAACAGCTGGGCAAAACTGTCCTTCAGGCACGAGCGACGGCTGAAACCGGGTCGCGGAAGGCGCTCGAAGCCCTCGCAGTCCACGAACCGGAACCCTACAAACACCTCAGTGAAGAGCAACGCCTACTCCGGCGAGCCTTGCGAGCACAGGCCAGGCAACTGGGTGATGAGGAGAGCCGTACAAAGAAGGGCTCCTACAAGATTGTTCATCTGAAAGAGAAGGTCGCGTACGATCAGTGGCATCGCCTCCTCTTCGCCCGGTTTCTGATCGAGAATAACCTGCTCCTCTCTCCCGAACATGGCGTGGCCGTGACGTTTCACGACTGCGAGGAACTCCCGCCGGCACTCGGGCTCCCCGACGGGTGGGCGGTGGCGGCTAGGTTTGCTGCGACCGAATTGCCGGAGATTTTCCGTACAGATGATCCAGCGAGCCACATTGACCTCCCCGTCGAAGATCGGAAACCACTGCTCCAACTCGTCACCAGTTTGCCGACAGAAGTCTTTCTTGCCGACGACTCGCTTGGATGGGTCTATCAGTTCTGGCAAGCGAAGCGGAAAGAAGAGGTGAACGAGTCCGGCACCAAAATTGGAGCGGACGAACTCGCGCCGGTCACCCAGCTCTTCACCGAAGATTATATGGTCCTCTTTCTCCTGCACAACACGCTCGGCGCCTGGTGGGCCGGGAAGCTGGCTCAAAAAGATCCGAATACGTTCAAGGTTCAAACGGAGGAGGAGGCAAGGCAAGCAGCCGGCCTGCCGGGAATCGAATGGACCTATCTCCGATTCATCAAGAACGAATCAGGCAATTGGCGCCCCGCAGCCGGCACGTTTGAGGGCTGGCCCCAAACCGCGAAAGAGATCCGTGTCCTCGATCCCTGCATGGGCAGTGGGCACTTCCTGGTGGCTGAGCTGCCGATCCTTGCGGCCATGCGAATGGCTGAAGAAGGATTACCCAAGGAAGAGGCCGTCACAGCCGTGCTGCGAACGAACCTGTTTGGCCTTGAATTGGATCCACGCTGTACGCAGATTGCGGCCTTTAACCTCGCGCTTGCCGCTTGGAAACTCGCCGGCTATCAGAAGCTTCCGCCGTTGAACCTCGCCTGCTCCGGCCTCGCACCGCGAACAAAATTAGAGACGTGGACGAAGCTTGCGAATGGCAACCAGCGTCTCCGCGAAGGCATGGAGCGACTCTATCAGTTATTCAAGGACGGGCCTACGTTGGGGAGCCTCATCAACCCGAGAACCTTTGGTGGAGATCTCCTCACTGCCGAGTTTCATGAACTGCGACCATTGCTACAGAAAGCATTGGAACGGGAGGATGAGCGTGGAGATGAGACAGGGCATGAATTAGCAGTGACCCGCCAAAGGTTTGGCCCAGGCTGCCGAGATTCTCGCGAGCCAATTCACACTTGTCGCGACCAATGTACCTTACCTCGGATACAAGAAGCAGGAGGAAACCCTAAGAGAGTTTTGCGAGCGAGTTCACCCTGA
- a CDS encoding Beta-galactosidase — protein MSTAVGSLEQLAGELARVFEPLVLRAETGTLDDLLPWLGLRVFEIEPDTTGLTDALTATVSAAAELDSLINDLAQAVTQDDRVAIASTAAALLQQLRTTLQDIEGMARALHMLSNATALSPQHKTELAAFAQVFPERLLHRLVADYLEIRFPQVALLLLGIGAIEVVDEPGLPTGSLQGPYVRKTLHLNRLLRLFIDPAGLLREVYGWGAPSFDGLTLFRMLQRLLSEKFGIPAEILHPAGEPALLEAFGFNAEVNPAFSPPGLDITLRAPTSIERSDTITEGAWQVTFDTIVRVSSDLTASIRPPLDLDFQLPTGTALNVTVGAQFARKGDAEPFVVIGSAEGSRLDLQGLRSSVKLDLHIDSAAPARAAVDPAFAFAVERGQVVLDFSKADGFLGQVFPKDGLTIPFNLAGEWSFRRGLSLQGAVGFEATLPLHVTLLNTISIELLRLAVRSSIGEGQGIDIVATTSAAIRLGPVTATVDQVGFTATLRLPPGGGNLGVADLALGFKPPSGLGLAIATGGVTGGGFLGFDSQRAEYSGMLQLELAETIAVKALGLLTTRLPDGNKGYSLVILLTAEGFAPIPIGLGFTLTGIGGLVALHRTVRTDVLREGLKTGTLNAILFPPDPLRNALQIFSDLRRVFPPTAGRHVLGPMVQLRWGTPTLLTLDLALLVELPSPVRMIVLGRLQVLLPNQTHPLIQIRMDALGVLDVSAETVALDATLYESRILQFTLTGDMALRAGWGREPQFVLAIGGFHPRFAAPPGLPALKRLALQLADGDSLQLRCQAYLAVTSNTVQFGARVDLHAAGGGFSFDGMLGFDALIQLTPLAFEVEVGAALALRYHGRLLMGISFKGRLAGPTPWHVEGKAKIKILFFSVSVSFSRTFGSKAAPPLPAAVDVVSLIAAALADQRNWNGTVPRSSAPVVTIRETTPPPTGLRVHPWAELTVRERIAPLNRRFTKLGTAPLVGGPTTVTVSVTDRAGASPWRTTPVHEPFALAQFEDLREDEQLAQPAFMPLDGGLTLAADDLAVDDELGLAAPIAYETLLLDPTRPPERPKPGYVLSAAVLARVAPFGAAGQAPARKRRRVSATTARL, from the coding sequence ATGAGTACAGCCGTCGGGTCGCTCGAACAATTGGCCGGTGAACTTGCACGGGTCTTCGAACCGCTGGTCCTGCGCGCCGAAACCGGTACGTTGGACGACCTGCTGCCTTGGTTGGGCCTGCGCGTCTTCGAGATCGAGCCGGACACGACCGGGCTGACTGACGCGCTGACCGCCACCGTCTCAGCTGCCGCCGAACTCGATTCATTAATCAACGACCTAGCCCAAGCGGTGACGCAGGACGATCGCGTGGCCATTGCCTCTACCGCCGCTGCCTTGTTGCAACAACTGCGCACGACGCTCCAAGACATCGAGGGAATGGCGCGGGCCCTCCACATGCTCAGCAACGCCACCGCCCTTTCCCCTCAACACAAGACTGAACTCGCCGCCTTCGCTCAGGTATTCCCGGAGCGGCTCCTGCACCGTCTCGTGGCCGACTACCTCGAAATCCGCTTCCCTCAGGTGGCGCTGCTGCTGCTCGGCATCGGCGCGATCGAGGTCGTGGACGAGCCTGGCCTGCCGACGGGATCACTCCAAGGTCCCTACGTCCGAAAGACCCTGCATCTCAATCGCCTGCTGCGACTCTTCATCGACCCGGCTGGATTGTTGCGTGAAGTCTATGGCTGGGGTGCGCCCTCGTTCGACGGTCTGACGCTGTTCAGAATGTTGCAGAGATTACTGAGCGAGAAGTTCGGCATTCCCGCCGAGATCCTGCATCCGGCCGGTGAACCGGCATTGCTGGAAGCCTTCGGATTCAACGCGGAAGTGAATCCGGCGTTCTCGCCCCCCGGCTTGGACATCACGTTGCGCGCCCCGACCTCGATCGAGCGCAGCGACACCATTACCGAAGGCGCGTGGCAGGTGACCTTCGACACGATCGTCCGCGTGAGCAGTGATCTGACCGCTTCTATTCGTCCGCCCTTGGATCTCGATTTCCAGTTGCCGACGGGAACCGCATTGAATGTGACCGTAGGGGCTCAGTTCGCCCGCAAGGGCGACGCCGAACCTTTTGTCGTGATCGGCTCGGCAGAGGGGTCTCGTCTGGATTTGCAGGGCCTCCGGTCCTCCGTGAAGCTGGATCTGCACATCGACTCTGCGGCGCCGGCTCGCGCCGCAGTGGACCCGGCATTTGCCTTCGCCGTAGAACGCGGCCAGGTGGTGCTTGATTTCTCCAAAGCCGATGGTTTTCTCGGACAGGTGTTCCCGAAAGACGGTCTTACCATTCCTTTCAATCTGGCCGGTGAGTGGTCGTTCCGTCGCGGGCTCTCGCTGCAAGGCGCCGTGGGATTCGAAGCGACCCTGCCGCTGCACGTTACCCTGCTCAATACGATTTCGATCGAGTTGCTGAGACTCGCAGTCCGTTCGTCGATCGGCGAAGGCCAAGGTATCGATATCGTAGCCACCACCAGCGCCGCCATCAGACTGGGCCCGGTGACGGCCACCGTCGACCAGGTGGGATTCACTGCAACCCTCCGGCTTCCTCCTGGCGGCGGGAATCTGGGAGTTGCCGACCTCGCGCTCGGCTTCAAGCCCCCTTCAGGATTAGGCCTCGCGATCGCGACGGGCGGCGTCACCGGCGGCGGCTTCCTGGGCTTCGACTCGCAACGCGCCGAATACAGCGGCATGTTGCAGCTGGAGTTGGCTGAGACCATCGCCGTCAAAGCCCTGGGCCTCCTCACCACCAGATTGCCCGACGGCAACAAGGGCTACTCGCTCGTGATCCTCTTGACCGCCGAAGGCTTCGCGCCGATCCCCATCGGCTTGGGTTTCACCTTGACCGGCATCGGCGGCCTCGTGGCCCTGCACCGCACCGTGCGCACCGACGTCCTGCGCGAGGGCCTCAAGACCGGCACATTGAATGCGATCCTGTTTCCGCCTGATCCGCTGCGCAATGCCCTGCAGATCTTCAGCGACCTGCGCCGGGTGTTCCCCCCGACGGCGGGCCGCCATGTGCTCGGCCCGATGGTGCAACTGCGCTGGGGCACGCCGACCCTGCTCACGCTCGACCTGGCCCTGCTGGTCGAACTGCCCAGCCCCGTTCGGATGATCGTGCTCGGTCGCTTGCAAGTCCTGCTGCCGAACCAGACCCATCCGCTCATCCAGATTCGCATGGATGCCTTGGGTGTGCTGGATGTGAGTGCCGAGACCGTGGCGTTGGATGCGACGCTCTATGAGTCACGCATCCTGCAATTCACCCTGACCGGCGACATGGCCTTGCGCGCGGGCTGGGGCCGAGAGCCACAATTTGTGCTGGCGATCGGCGGCTTCCATCCCCGCTTTGCCGCGCCACCGGGCCTGCCCGCCTTGAAGCGACTGGCCCTGCAACTGGCCGACGGCGACTCGCTCCAGTTGCGCTGTCAGGCCTATCTGGCGGTCACCTCCAATACGGTGCAGTTCGGCGCTCGAGTAGATTTGCATGCAGCCGGCGGCGGCTTCAGCTTCGACGGGATGCTCGGCTTCGATGCGCTCATCCAATTGACTCCGTTGGCCTTTGAGGTGGAGGTCGGCGCCGCGCTGGCCCTGCGCTATCACGGCCGCTTATTGATGGGCATCTCGTTCAAGGGCCGATTAGCCGGGCCCACGCCCTGGCACGTGGAAGGCAAGGCCAAGATCAAGATTCTGTTCTTCTCGGTGTCGGTGTCCTTCTCACGGACCTTCGGGAGCAAGGCTGCCCCGCCGCTCCCCGCGGCCGTGGATGTGGTGAGCTTGATCGCCGCCGCCCTGGCCGACCAGCGCAATTGGAACGGGACGGTGCCCCGCAGTAGTGCGCCCGTCGTGACCATCAGAGAGACCACCCCACCACCCACCGGACTGCGGGTGCATCCCTGGGCGGAGCTGACGGTGCGGGAGCGGATTGCCCCGTTGAACCGACGATTCACGAAGCTGGGCACCGCACCGCTGGTCGGCGGGCCCACGACGGTGACGGTCTCGGTGACCGATCGCGCCGGGGCCTCCCCCTGGCGCACGACGCCGGTGCATGAGCCCTTCGCCCTGGCCCAGTTCGAGGACCTGCGGGAGGATGAGCAGTTGGCGCAGCCGGCCTTTATGCCACTCGACGGCGGCCTCACCCTGGCGGCGGACGATCTCGCCGTAGACGACGAGCTGGGCCTCGCGGCGCCGATTGCCTATGAGACGCTCCTGCTTGATCCGACGCGGCCGCCGGAGCGGCCGAAGCCGGGCTATGTGCTCTCGGCGGCCGTGCTGGCCCGGGTCGCCCCCTTCGGCGCCGCCGGCCAGGCCCCCGCGCGCAAACGACGACGGGTGAGTGCAACAACAGCCAGGTTGTAA